One Aerosakkonema funiforme FACHB-1375 genomic region harbors:
- a CDS encoding ABC transporter ATP-binding protein produces MTEIAISLTNVSKCFKCYSRPADRLKDLLLPGKSRADEFWALRDINLEVPKGQTLGIVGRNGSGKSTLLQIIVGTLTPTSGLVRVNGRIAALLELGSGFNPEFTGRQNVFFNGRLMGLSQKEIEAKFDEIVAFADIGDFLDQPVKTYSSGMFVRLAFAVSTSVDPDILVVDEALSVGDEAFQRKCFARIQTIRARGGTILFVSHSATAVIEICDAAILMDRGEKLLFHHPKFVLDKYHKLLYAPEDKVQHLREEIREMQKTVSYDAFKQNISILENKLEISVSEASNSEPDLETEPENIREFYDPELVPSNTISYVPRGAKITNPHITMPDGRVVNHLVGKKDYIYTYSVAFLKHAQQVRFGMLVKTVSGLELGGASFTASSQAIEEIEPETIVIVKFRFKCLLNPGVYFLNAGVTGLVDGHFTYLSRHIDVAMFRVQPETNSYASGIVDLMIEPSLTINADLIEKHQEIEVF; encoded by the coding sequence ATGACTGAAATTGCAATTTCTCTCACAAATGTCTCCAAGTGCTTTAAGTGCTACTCTCGTCCTGCCGATCGCCTCAAAGATTTGTTACTGCCAGGAAAGAGTAGAGCTGATGAATTTTGGGCACTCCGAGATATCAACCTGGAAGTTCCTAAAGGGCAAACTTTGGGAATTGTCGGTCGCAATGGTTCCGGGAAAAGTACTTTATTGCAAATTATCGTCGGGACGCTTACACCAACCAGCGGTCTAGTGCGCGTCAACGGTCGCATAGCCGCATTGTTAGAACTTGGCAGTGGCTTTAACCCGGAATTTACCGGCAGACAAAATGTCTTTTTTAACGGTAGATTAATGGGTTTGAGCCAAAAAGAAATTGAAGCTAAATTTGATGAAATTGTGGCGTTTGCAGATATCGGCGATTTTCTCGATCAACCTGTCAAAACTTATTCTAGCGGAATGTTTGTCAGGCTAGCATTTGCAGTTTCCACCAGCGTCGATCCGGATATTCTCGTAGTAGATGAAGCTCTTTCAGTTGGAGATGAAGCCTTCCAACGCAAATGCTTCGCTCGCATCCAAACAATCCGCGCTAGAGGCGGCACAATTTTATTTGTTTCTCACTCTGCAACTGCCGTTATAGAAATCTGCGATGCCGCAATTTTAATGGATCGGGGTGAAAAGCTACTCTTCCATCATCCTAAGTTTGTTCTCGACAAATATCATAAGCTACTCTACGCTCCAGAGGACAAGGTGCAGCATTTACGGGAAGAAATCCGGGAAATGCAAAAAACGGTGAGCTACGATGCTTTCAAGCAAAACATTTCGATATTGGAAAACAAATTAGAAATAAGCGTTTCCGAAGCATCAAATTCGGAACCAGACTTAGAAACAGAACCAGAAAATATCCGGGAATTTTACGATCCGGAGTTGGTTCCTTCCAACACAATTTCCTATGTGCCTCGCGGTGCAAAAATAACTAATCCCCACATAACGATGCCAGATGGCAGAGTGGTGAACCATCTAGTAGGGAAGAAAGACTACATTTACACTTACTCGGTAGCTTTTCTCAAACACGCTCAACAAGTTCGGTTTGGAATGCTGGTTAAAACCGTGAGTGGATTGGAACTGGGAGGCGCTTCATTTACGGCATCATCTCAAGCGATCGAAGAAATTGAGCCGGAAACTATCGTCATAGTAAAGTTTCGCTTCAAATGTCTGCTTAACCCTGGCGTTTACTTTTTAAATGCCGGCGTTACAGGTTTGGTAGACGGACATTTTACCTATCTTTCCAGACATATTGATGTGGCAATGTTCAGAGTTCAACCAGAAACCAATTCTTATGCCAGCGGTATAGTTGACTTGATGATCGAACCAAGTTTGACCATCAATGCCGATTTGATCGAAAAACATCAAGAAATAGAAGTTTTTTAA
- a CDS encoding ABC transporter permease: protein MKGVVRQAGRFRHHLPVNNPWWAKLDLLKALVVRDLEARYKGAILGNFWSLANQISQLLIYTYVFSVVLRVKLSLQGLPENKLTFGLWIFAGLLPWTAFTSGLLPAAVSVINQPNLVKKVVFPLVLLPLVPVLSAFVESSIGLVGLILLVGITTQTVHTTLWLLPLVCLTQLLLTAGLSYLVAGLTVFLRDIPQTLSVLTNLWFYLTPIVYPASLIPEKWRTLVFCLNPMSAIAETYRDLILEGSLKHWQEWTIASFVSLSVFLLGLQVYRRLRPAFADVL, encoded by the coding sequence AACCCGTGGTGGGCTAAGTTGGATCTCCTGAAAGCGTTAGTTGTACGAGACTTGGAAGCTCGATACAAGGGCGCTATTTTGGGCAATTTTTGGTCATTAGCGAACCAAATATCCCAATTATTGATTTACACTTATGTTTTTTCTGTTGTTCTCAGGGTAAAGTTGAGCTTGCAAGGATTGCCAGAGAACAAGTTAACTTTTGGTTTGTGGATATTTGCGGGATTGCTACCTTGGACGGCATTCACCAGCGGCTTATTGCCAGCGGCAGTTTCCGTAATCAACCAACCTAATTTGGTAAAAAAGGTTGTGTTTCCCTTAGTGCTATTACCCTTAGTGCCAGTATTGTCTGCCTTTGTTGAAAGTTCGATCGGGTTAGTCGGACTTATTCTGTTGGTGGGAATTACCACCCAAACCGTTCACACTACCCTCTGGTTGCTGCCCCTGGTTTGCTTAACCCAGTTGCTTTTAACGGCGGGTTTAAGTTATCTCGTCGCCGGGTTAACGGTATTCCTGCGCGATATACCCCAAACTTTGTCGGTACTGACAAATCTGTGGTTTTATCTGACTCCGATTGTCTACCCTGCTTCCCTGATCCCAGAAAAGTGGCGTACTTTGGTGTTTTGCTTAAATCCGATGAGTGCGATCGCGGAAACCTATCGCGACCTCATCTTAGAAGGCAGCTTGAAGCACTGGCAAGAATGGACAATAGCTAGTTTCGTTTCTTTATCAGTGTTTTTGCTCGGCTTACAAGTTTATCGGCGATTGCGGCCTGCATTTGCTGATGTGCTTTAA